ccaaatTAACCTTAGTTtctataatattaaataaatttatttaattgatatttaaatatataaaatatccTACTTTAAACTTATTGTCTTAGTCTCCCAAATATATTGAGCAGGCTATGGTGGTTACCTGGCTTTTGGAGATTTATTATGAGAagaataagtgttttaacagaACATTGAGCAGTTAGGGATGGCTTTTTATTTGCTAAAACACTCGGATTGATCACACCCGTGGAACTTGATGGATGACAAACTGGTTTTACATTTTCTAAACATACTATTACTGCAACCTTTTTCTGTTAGTATCATTAGATACTGCAGATCCCCTCTCCATGAGCCTAATTCTGATTTagagttctttttttctttctctttttattattattattattatttttttatataataaaagaggGGTTTTTGATGTGGACTCATTGATTCCACGTCACATGTCGATAAGGGTAATATCATGTGTACCATTATTGCTTTAATAAGGCTATCATTGTAGGCAGGGCCGGCCCAGCCTAATTTGGGGCATAAGGCGAAAGATTTATGTGAGgccttttatatgtatatactagttaaataaaattatttaatgttaATCAAAATGAGGTTAATTTGATgtattaaatacataatttaattaataatacgAACTAAAACtaaggttaatttcatatagagaattgaatatcatagttgaaacataaatttaacaaaaagaaaaaatatattattttttaaaaagaaaattaatttatcttgGATATATGATGATACATAGTTAATTACATTTATAATCTAATGTATAACCTATGATATTAATTGATGTGTGGCTTTGTAGTAGATtagtttaaaaatatgaaagttTCGAACTATTAAGGGAGATTAATCATCATTGATCATCTAAcacatttgtaaatttttttaaagccttgttagaaataaaaaaggaaaatgctaaaggtgCTATAAAATGATCACAATATAATATGACAATAATAGTGGTTGATGAACTTCAATAATGTAATTgatgaatatttaaaataattttttgtgattggtaacatatcaatttataaatttatagtaaaatttgtgataTCCATAACATCACTAATAACTAAAATTGCACaaccttttgaaaaaaatcatatcttttataaaattttgagccTTTTACAATGAGACGAGAGCCTTTTTTGTAAAGGTAAATATTTTTTGTGGTGGGgcccttaggcctaggccttgggCCGGCCCTAATTGTAGGTACAACACATTCGTTGAAGCTTTGCTAATCGAACCACTCAATTCCTGCCAAATATTATATAAAGTGATACAAGAACTACCAACCAACCACACCTAGCATGGTAATTCTCATTTAGAGTTCTCTCTTTCCTAACGTTGAGGAAATCAAACAGTTGAGTTCTTAACAAAGCTTGGATGCACGCGAAGCATGTCTTTTGTAGTACCTAACATATCTTTGCTGGAGATTCGGGTTTGTCTTGAACATTTTGtaatgggggtgggggggcACTTTGTTTCTATTAGTTCTTCAAAAAATCCTGACAAATTCCTTGTGTGCATGCACTTCCTAGTAccttgtatttaattttttggataaattgtAAAGTATACTCCTAATATATGTCTTTGGTGCTGGAACTTGCATGCAAATAAAACTACAATTAACTAAGTTAATTGTTTATATTAGTTCTTCAAATCCCGACCAATTATGTGCACCACCTGGTACCTTctgtattagttttttttttgaagtacaCCTTTGCTAATTTATGCGTTTGGGTTGCAACTTGCAGGCAAAAACTGCAACTAAGTAAGTTGACTAAATGGCCAATTGggcaacccaaaaaaagaaacatttttatTACTTGTATTAGCTCTTCGAAATTCAGATTCGACCAACTCCACCTAATATAACTTAATAGATACTATATAGTTAACTGataacatatttaaaaatatcagATAACAAAACAGAGTACTGTACATATTTTATTCCGAGCTTAATAAAACTTTCAGAGCCGGGACATGGCCATAATCTGCTCGCCATTATTATATTGAGGTTGAGGAGCAAGTTGGGGTGTGACTTGGGTGGACTTGTGGTTTGAAAGATTCTCGGCGACAATCACAAGGTCATTTGCTTTAGCCCTCAGTTCATTCTTCAAAATCTTTCCTGTTGCATTCTTTGGTAGCTCCGGCAAGAATTCCACCTTCTTTGGAATCATGAAACGGGGAAGATTTTTCCTGCAATAGGATATGATCTCTGTCTCAGTCACATCCTTTGTTTTTCCACTGGAGTTCTTTCTGATTGAGATAAAAGCGCAGGGACTCTCTCCCCAACGAGGGTGTGGCATTGCTACTACTGCTGCTTCAAGGACTCTTGGGTGTTTATACAGAACTGACTCCAATTCTACACTGCTGATGTTTTCACCTCCAGAAATGATAACATCTTTAGACCGGTCCTTGATTTCTAAGTACCCGTCTGGATGTACAACGCCAACATCACCTGTTAAGAACCAACCATCCTTGAAGGCTTTGGATGTAGCCTTTTGGTCCTTGAAATACCCCTTCATGATACTACTCCCACGCAGGACTATCTCCCCCATGGTTTTTCCATCATATGGCACAGTTGCCATCGTTTTCAAATCCTTGACGTCAACATCTGCTAGAGTTAGTATGCTAATACCTTGACGTGCCTTAAGCTTTGCCTGTTTATCTTTTGGCAGTTGATTCCACTTGGTTTGCCATTCACACACCAGGGCAGGTCCTGTTGCCTCGGTAAGGCCATAAGCGTGTGTGACATGGAACCCAAGTGGTTCAATTTTTTCGAGCAGTGCTGCAGGTGGAGGTGCTCCACCGGTGAGTATTTGGACCGGAGTGGTGATATCTCTGCGCTCATTGGGTCCAGCTTGTAAAATGATGTTGAACACGATAGGTGCACAACACATATGTGTGACTTTGTGCATAGAAATGTTGCTGTAGATGTCATGTGCTGTGGTGTTGCGCAAACACACGTTGGTCCCCCCGCGTGCTGCTATGCCCCATGTGAAAGTCCACCCATTACAATGGAACATAGGAAGTGTCCACAAATACACTGGCTCACTTCCCATTTCCCATCCAAGGACTAGGCTTAGAGTGCTAAGATAAGCACCCCTATGGCTGTACACAACACCTTTAGGCTCAGATGTTGTTCCTGATGTGTAATTCAAAGCAATTGGATCCCACTCATCTAGCTCATGCTCACTAGGAAGATACTTGTTGCTAGGATTGCCCTTTTTGACAAGTTCCTCGTACTCCAATTCGCCTAGCCGAACACCTGTTGGTGTGTCAACATCATCGATGACAATCACCAAAGGGATATTGGACGACTCGGCCACAAGTAAGAGGAGAGCTTCTCTTGCTACTGACACAAATTGACAATCCACAAAGAAGACCTTGGCTTCAGAGTGCCGGAGAATAGCAGCTATGTTTTTGGAATCGAGCCGGGCATTAATAGTGTTAAGCACAGCACCAGCCATAGGCACTGCAAAATGCATCTCATACATGGCTGGAATGTTAGGAGCCAACACAGATACCTGTTGAAAAAAATAGGTAGACAAGTTAAAAGTTAGTTTctttcatcatatatataacataacttttctagaatttaaaatttaaaaaaataaataaataaataaattgaatcaTAAGTGGGAAAGAAATAGCGTAACATACAACATCATTCTTGACAATGTTAAGAGTAAGAAGAGAAGAAGCAAGAGCACAGCAACGTTGGTATGTCTCCCTCCATGTGAAGCAGGTACCCTGGTATATAACAGAGGTACGGTTGGCATAAACCTTAGAGGCTCTATTTAAGAAAGTTACAGGGGAAAGAGGGGCATAGTTGGCACCACATTTCTCTAACTTATCCATTAAATTTTATTGAGAGACCCTTAAAGGAAACTCTAGGAAgagatttagagagagagagagagagaggctgaaGTAGGAGTGGAGGGTTGTTATGAGGGACGTGAATAACACAGAAAGGCCTCAGGTTATATAGTGTGTTAGGCCTAAGATAGTGCCAAATGGGGGATCAGTGGAAAGATGCTTGGAGCTTGTATGGAAATTTATAAGGAAATTGCCTTATGAGTTATGAGGTATGATATTAGTTGAGTTTGAACATAAAAAAAGACTGTTGataaatcaaaaaaaaagacttgacaaatcaaaaaaaaaaaactgttagacaaataaaaaaaaaaggctgttGAACCAGTTCTTAttataaagaaattgttgacCCTCCCTTGGGTCCCTTTAAAATTAATGCCCCGTTCACGTTTTGGTGGACTGCGAGACTTTTCCCACTTCAAATTAGCACTACATTTTAATGGAAAAATGCTAGCGTCACAATCATTTATAgcataatttttgtcacaacttgaTTAAGAAAAATTAGTGTGTTCACAACTTCACTGCTTATAATTTGCTTCGTGAACAAATTTACGGcaaaaattatgtaatttttatttttcattttttccattttactGTTGCTCCCTTTTTTGTATTTATGCTCGCTACTCGCATACTCTTGTAAATGGATACTTCATATTCGCTTTTTATATTTGTGGTTGATATCAATTGAAAGACCCTGCACTGAGTCACACCTTGCAAGATTTTTACAACGACTAGTGCACCATAgatttaacaacttttttttttttttaaaatagttagGCAGAGTATGAT
This DNA window, taken from Quercus robur chromosome 2, dhQueRobu3.1, whole genome shotgun sequence, encodes the following:
- the LOC126714317 gene encoding trans-cinnamate:CoA ligase, peroxisomal; the protein is MDKLEKCGANYAPLSPVTFLNRASKVYANRTSVIYQGTCFTWRETYQRCCALASSLLTLNIVKNDVVSVLAPNIPAMYEMHFAVPMAGAVLNTINARLDSKNIAAILRHSEAKVFFVDCQFVSVAREALLLLVAESSNIPLVIVIDDVDTPTGVRLGELEYEELVKKGNPSNKYLPSEHELDEWDPIALNYTSGTTSEPKGVVYSHRGAYLSTLSLVLGWEMGSEPVYLWTLPMFHCNGWTFTWGIAARGGTNVCLRNTTAHDIYSNISMHKVTHMCCAPIVFNIILQAGPNERRDITTPVQILTGGAPPPAALLEKIEPLGFHVTHAYGLTEATGPALVCEWQTKWNQLPKDKQAKLKARQGISILTLADVDVKDLKTMATVPYDGKTMGEIVLRGSSIMKGYFKDQKATSKAFKDGWFLTGDVGVVHPDGYLEIKDRSKDVIISGGENISSVELESVLYKHPRVLEAAVVAMPHPRWGESPCAFISIRKNSSGKTKDVTETEIISYCRKNLPRFMIPKKVEFLPELPKNATGKILKNELRAKANDLVIVAENLSNHKSTQVTPQLAPQPQYNNGEQIMAMSRL